AAATATTAAATTTACAGAAGGGAACTGTTACGGTATCATTGGACCGAATGGAGCTGGAAAATCAACTTTTTTGAAAGTGTTAACTGGAGAACTTGATTCTACTTCTGGAGAAGTTATTGTAGAAAAAAATAAAAGACTATCATTTCTAAAACAGGATCACTTTGCTTATGAAGATGAAGAAGTGTTAAATGTAGTAATGATGGGACATGCAAAATTATACGATATTATGATGCAAAAAAATGCTTTATATGCAAAAACCGAATTTACAGAAGAAGACGGAAATTTGGCGGCTGAACTTGAGGGAGAATTTGCAGAGCTGGATGGCTGGGAAGCCGAAACAAATGCTGAAAAATTCCTTATTGGTTTAGGAATTCCTTCTGAACTTCATCATAAACTGATGAAAGAGTTAACAGAACCTGAAAAAGTAAAGGTTCTGCTTGCACAGGCTATTTTTGGAAATCCTGACATATTATTATTAGATGAGCCTACAAATGGACTTGACTTGCACGCAGTAAAATGGCTAGAAGATTTTCTGATGGACTTGGAAAACACAACTGTACTTGTAGTTTCGCATGATAGACACTTTTTAAACAAGGTTTGTACTCATATTGCTGATATTGATTACGGAAAAATTAAAATGTTTGTTGGAAACTATGATTTCTGGTACGAATCAAATCAATTAATGCAAGAATTAATCAGAAACCAGAATAAGAAAATGGAACAAAAGAAAAAGGAATTGCAAGACTTTATTGCACGTTTCTCTGCCAACGCCTCAAAATCAAAGCAGGCTACAAGCCGTAAGAAACAGCTGGAAAAATTACAATTTGAAGATATGCAGGTTTCTAACAGAAAATACCCATACATTGAGTTCAAGCCTGAAAGAGAAGCTGGAAACAATATGTTAAAAGTTGAGAACTTAACCAAAACTGTTGATGGCGAAAAAGTTCTTAACAACATTTCCTTTACGATAAATACTGGAG
This is a stretch of genomic DNA from Leptotrichia hofstadii. It encodes these proteins:
- a CDS encoding ABC-F family ATP-binding cassette domain-containing protein — protein: MISTSNLSVQFGGRKLFDEVNIKFTEGNCYGIIGPNGAGKSTFLKVLTGELDSTSGEVIVEKNKRLSFLKQDHFAYEDEEVLNVVMMGHAKLYDIMMQKNALYAKTEFTEEDGNLAAELEGEFAELDGWEAETNAEKFLIGLGIPSELHHKLMKELTEPEKVKVLLAQAIFGNPDILLLDEPTNGLDLHAVKWLEDFLMDLENTTVLVVSHDRHFLNKVCTHIADIDYGKIKMFVGNYDFWYESNQLMQELIRNQNKKMEQKKKELQDFIARFSANASKSKQATSRKKQLEKLQFEDMQVSNRKYPYIEFKPEREAGNNMLKVENLTKTVDGEKVLNNISFTINTGDKVVILSKNDIAKTTLFQILAGELEPDSGTVEWGVTTSQSYFPKDNSAYFEDVDLSLIDWLRQFSTDQHEEYVRGFLGRMLFSGEEARKKAKVLSGGEKVRCMLSKMMLSNANVLLLDNPTDHLDLEAITSLNKSLERFDGTILFTTHDHEFIQTIANKIIEITPKGILEKEMEYDDYLNDETVEARLNEMYS